Part of the Streptomyces sp. NBC_01264 genome, GCCCTGGCCGTGCTGCTCATCGCCTGGCAGGCGGCGGTGGCGGCCGAGCTGTGGCCGAGGGTGCTGGTCCCCTCGCCCGGCGAGGTGTGGCGGCAGTTCCTGCTGGCGTCCACCACGCACGACGGCGTCCGCGGCTACGGCGGCCACCTCCTGGTGGAACACCTCGGGGTGAGCCTCGGCCGCATCGGCACCGGCTCCGCGTACGCCGTGCTGGCGGGGGTCCCCCTGGGCCTGCTGATCGGCACCGTCCGGCCGCTCGCGGTGGTGCTGGAGCCGGCCGTGACCTTCCTGCGCACCCTGCCGCCGCTCGCGTACCTCTCGCTGCTCATCATCTGGTTCGGCATCGACGAGGCGCCGAAGATCTGGCTGCTGGTGATCGCCGCGCTGCCGCCGATCGCCGCGGCCACGGCCGCCGCCGTACGGACCGTCCCGGACGAACTCGTCGAGGCGGCCCGTGCGTTGGGTTCCGGCCCGGGATCCCTGCTGCTGTCGGTGCGGCTGCCCGCCGCGCTGCCGGAGATCCTCACCGGCATCCGGATCGCCGTCGGGGTCGCGTACACCTCCGTCGTGGCGGCGGAGACCATCAACGGCGTGCCCGGCATCGGCGGCATGATCCGCGACGCACAGCGCTACAACCAGACGGCCCTGGTGATCGCCGGCATCCTCGCCATCGGACTGTCCGGGATCGCGCTCGACGCCCTGCTCCGGGGCATCGAGCGGTTCGCCGTCCCCTGGCGCGGCCGCGGCTGAGGCCCGCCCCCTTCCTCCCCAACACCCCTTCCCACTGCTGGAGTTCAACCGTGCCCAGAAACGTGTCCCGCCGTGCCCTGCTGCTGGCCGCCGCCGTCGCCCTGACCGCCTCCACCACCGTCGCCTGCGGGGCGGACGGGGGAGACTCGGCCGCCAAGCCGGGGCGGACCACCGTACGGATCGCCTACCAGGCGATACCCAATGCCGACCTGATCGTGAAGAACCAGCGGCTGCTGGAGCAGGCCCTGCCCGATGCCGAGGTGAAGTGGGTCAAGTTCGAGTCCGGCGGCGACGTCAACACGGCCGTGATCGCCGGATCGGTGGACCTGGGCCTGGCCGGGTCCAGCCCGGTCACCAAGGGTCTGTCGGCCCCGCTGAACATCCCGTACAAGGTGGTGTGGATCCACGACCTGATCGGCGACAACGAGGCGCTGGTCGCCAAGCCGGGGATCGGCTCGGTCAAGGACCTGGCCGGGAAGAAGGTGGCCACGCCCTTCGGCTCCACCGCCCACTACTCGCTGCTCGCCGCGCTGAAGGCCGCGGGCGTGGACCCGGCGGCCGTGCAGACGATCGACCTCCAGCCGCAGGACGCGCTCGCCGCCTGGAAGCGCGGGGACATCGACGCGGCGTACGTGTGGACGCCGACGCTGAGCGAGCTGGCCAGGGACGGGAAGGTGCTCGTCACGAGCC contains:
- a CDS encoding ABC transporter permease; the encoded protein is MSALTTEAGTRPAPHEAPSDVAAQRSRARIREALRWTALRLLALAVLLIAWQAAVAAELWPRVLVPSPGEVWRQFLLASTTHDGVRGYGGHLLVEHLGVSLGRIGTGSAYAVLAGVPLGLLIGTVRPLAVVLEPAVTFLRTLPPLAYLSLLIIWFGIDEAPKIWLLVIAALPPIAAATAAAVRTVPDELVEAARALGSGPGSLLLSVRLPAALPEILTGIRIAVGVAYTSVVAAETINGVPGIGGMIRDAQRYNQTALVIAGILAIGLSGIALDALLRGIERFAVPWRGRG
- a CDS encoding glycine betaine ABC transporter substrate-binding protein, with protein sequence MPRNVSRRALLLAAAVALTASTTVACGADGGDSAAKPGRTTVRIAYQAIPNADLIVKNQRLLEQALPDAEVKWVKFESGGDVNTAVIAGSVDLGLAGSSPVTKGLSAPLNIPYKVVWIHDLIGDNEALVAKPGIGSVKDLAGKKVATPFGSTAHYSLLAALKAAGVDPAAVQTIDLQPQDALAAWKRGDIDAAYVWTPTLSELARDGKVLVTSRQLAEQGKPTADLGVVTNAFAAAHPEVVTAWIKAQDQAVGQARTAPRPGREVHRGGARAGAGGGEAPALGAGAAERKGADRPRLPRHARRSREAGGHPARRGRLPEGAEEGGLRSGRGRLRPGPRGGGARPCRTLSPPPQPSPRPAPQPAPPAGSSPWTSPGCRSATDRRSSP